The genomic segment CTGCTACTTGACATTTAATCTTCAACCATCATAACTATTCTCACACTGTGTCATGTGAAGTACTGAGAAAGCAGCATACTTACAAAAGCACAGGAACAATGTGTCCACGCACATGGCATAGACGTTAAAAAAGCCATGTGCAATCATGTAAGATCCAAATATCACCGTCTGAAAGAATCAACAGGCTGCAGTCAGTACGCGGTGTATTGTCAGCATCTGTCCTGcatgtctgttttattttgtgaaaacaaaaactttcaTTCCgacaaaccaaaaacatcagGAGGAATATAAATCACTGAGTCATAAATCCATCAACAACACTAATTAGCTTGTGGAATGCTGAAAAAACTGATCTGGAGTGAGTGCagtgctgttttcttttcacaactaagggaaaaaaaaaaaaaaaaaactttggcGTGCACTTGACCTGAAATGTTAAGACATGAGACacactgaagagaaaacagcagtCACTAAAAATATTAGTTTCAGTGGTATCTTCActgcttgttttcatttaatttcatatatTTGTCCACCGAATGCTCCAACTGCATTTTAACCTTTCTATTtaggtatttttttttaaaatatgcaatTAGCATAGCAATCTATTTAAAAGGTACAGACAAGCAAGAGACATAAAATGGAGGAGAATCAAAAGAATAATTTTCAACTGTGCCAAGAGGAAGATTTTGAATAAAACTAAGCATCACTGATAATCTGGATAAAAATCCTTTGAGAGCACAGTGAATAGTCCAagtcaaatacaaacacaatctgCCTGAGAAACCTGATTCAGTCTCTGTTGTAACATTTTAATTGCTTACCAGAAGTGGCACCCAGTAGTAATTTAGGGATGGTACCTCCTCTTGAATAGCTGGTATTTTatgtgtgaagaagaaaaatgcaaGAATAcctggaaaacataaaaaattaataacaagcaaagaaaaaaaaaagacatggtcTATAATATTGTCTATAATAATACCAGAAAGAATTAGAATTATTGGGTCATatgaaagaaagcaaaaaatcAGCTGACTCATACCAATATAGAATCAATATCATACACAAACTTTTTTGACAAATCAACCATGAAGGTTTTAGTAGATACACAGCAcaaataattctttttttttttaagtttttaaatcGGGGGTTCCTGAGAGGCTATAATTAGATGAAATGGGGGACTGAAGAccttatacatacatacatacatactggCTCTACTACATTCAGTTTAATAAGTCATACATTAGTGAAACCTAAGGACAAATAGCAAACTACTGTAAGTGGTTGGTAGAGTAATGAATAAACgaacagtattttttttgtgCAGGGCTTTGTAAAGGTAACTACCAGCATTAATTTGGATTTATGTTTAAGTCTAGATTGCATAAACCGGACTGAATTTATAGCCTCCTAAAACTGAAGTCAAGTCAGATAACTTACACAACAATAAATTTCAACTTATAATGATGCAAACTGAGTGGAAATGGAGTATGTGCATGGCAAAAATGACTTTCGAGTGAGACGATTTATCATCCTCTTATTATTCAGGAGGATAGCCCGTGCCATCTTCTCTGCAGTTTTTCATCTGTGCCCCTGTTTATGTCACTTCACAGACTGAGGGTGACATGAAACTCACCAACACTTCCTGAAATAAGCAGTTTTCCCAAGAAGAGCAGAAAGTCTGTCACCTTGTCCAGGACAGCAACCCTATAGAGGAGTGAGAAaagccagagaggaggagaaacacaaacagcagagaaatggaGACAGGACCATCATATATAGACACAGACTCAAGCAAAATCAATGAAAGTGCATACATCATTTAATACATAAAGGCTAGCAGGGTAATTAAGAAAACTGCTCAAGAACCTCATTTCTTAATTGTTTCACCAACCTGTACACAGTAAATCAATCTTTTGTAATTTCCTTTGcaaaatcttattttttttctcaccttaaCAGACTTATTAATGGCCAAACTaattttaacctttaaaatgtaaaaaaataacttCATGGTACAGCATGTTAAGAAGCATTAAATCATTGGTATTCTGACCCTTTTAAGTCATGTGGAGCAGACacagaaatatgacaaaaagTCTTACCGAATAACATTCCTCATCAAGAGGAAAAACGCGTCCTTGGAAGAGGTGCAGAAGTTCTTCCCATATATTGCTATCTGtgagggaagggaagggaagatAGACAGGGCTTAGTAGAGGATAATAAAGCAGTGGAGTACAACTAATCACTAAACTGTTAACAAATACTTGCACATCAGTCTACACAGCTATTGGCAAAGCAGATGCTCCACAACTCACCATAATGTATGCATTTCTGTTTATAAACTTGATGAAATGTTCCAGGCACCAGAAGCAGCATTTGAGGCAGCAAATCAGGTATCGAGCGCAGGCATTCTGAGAACCTGAGAATATATTGGTCATCAACATTACCACTTGAAATAACCATTGAATCGAGTTGGAGTggaaaaatcaatgtttttaaGAGTCACAGCTAACCTTTGAGTTTGTGATCCAGGTACTCAAGAACAATTCGAACCATCTGCACCACGGCGACAATCAGAGAACCGAAAGCGAGGGAACCTGTGTGATAACTGTGACACCAGATGAAATGGTATAATGTGGATCTgaacatattacatattacacaaaaactacaaaaaagcCTGTCAACTGGTTAATAGATTCAACTGATGCTTGTGTTGTAAAATTCCTTTTTTGGATTCTGTTATTTATGAGAACATTTTTGTTCATCCCTAACTATTTAGggtaaaacaaatatttgtacAGCAGTGACGTGAACAGTAGTGGTCTGTTACTCAGAAACAGTGGACCTCCCAGtattaaaataacagcaaataaaaaaacattcaacCACAGGTCTAGTACACTGTCAAAATATAACATCTCTGGTCATGGCGCTCTCTACCGTATGGCTCTGCTGAATGAGGAGTAGAGGGGGCAGGCAGGGATGTCGTTTGGCTTCTTTAGGGCCCAGTAGTAGGAAGCAAAGGCCCCAGCCAGGGTGCACTGGCCCAAGGCGATGGTAAAGTTGACCAGCCAGAGGAACACGAAAAGGTTACACAGGTGGAGGACTAAGATGTAACGGTGGTACACGCTCTCCCCACCATAGAAGGCGAACATGCATTGTGACCCAGGGCACACTTTGGTGATGTTGGTCTGACTGAAGGTCTGAAGGGAAGCAACAGATTAAATCTTTAACTGTTGGCAGACAGTGATGTAATATTAGCTCAAATATTTATGTGGTTAGTTCTTGACAAGTAGCTCTGCTACATCACAGTGTGTCACTTTTCTCCTCTTAGCTCTCCCTGTTTTGCATGTTGATGAATCATTTCTCAATGTATGGCTCTGAGGTAATCCTGCATTTATTAAATACTGTGTGACCACAAAGCATATCAATCCTTTTACGCGCTCACATTACTATGCACAAACCAGGGAGGGCAGGCAGGCTGACAAATAACATGTCAAATAAGCGTTCATAGCTGTCAGCAACTAATGTGAACTCTATTTACATTACAGAACTCGCTGCTTAGGCAATAAAGATGCAGTTACACTTGCTTTGACTACAGTTGAGTGTCATCAAGGAATCTGGCCAAGAAATATTTCACAGAGcaagaagtgacagaaaactTACACggtaacaaaaacaaagaatcaGTGACAGTagtatttttctgaaaacataGTAAAATAAGGACAGATGAAGACAAATAAATTATTTCTTCAGTAAAGGACCCTCAGTGTGTAAGAGAGAGTGGGGCTAACCTTTGGATTGCATGTGAGGTTGGCATACATGCATTTATCATCAGTAGGTGTGACCTTATAGACTGCATAACCAGATGATGCTAAGAAGCTGAGGGCAGAGTAGTTAAGGGCAACACAAAGGGAAATTTCCTACACATAATCACAACAATCACTACTTACGAAAGTAAACGACCATTGACACAAATGTCTATGTGGAGTCATTTTCACAGTTCATTGTTTACGAGTAGTAGAATTCTTGCACTTCTCTGGATAAAACAGTTCCCCAGTGAGAAGGATACACGGCTGTAACGGCCCAGTAAGCGATGCAGATGGCCAGGAGGAAAAAGGTGATGATGGGGTAGAAGAGAGTGGACATGATGTAGCTAATGGCCCTAGAAACAGTAAAGATCAAAAATTGTGTGCATTGAAAAAAGTATTAAACACAGTGTTTAAGTTTTAAGGAGTCAGCAAAGCTTTTAGCCAGTCTTACTTGCTTCCCTCCTTCAGTAATGCGACAGCGATGCGCAGCCTCGTCCTCAGAAATACCAGCATAATCACAATGATGACTTCAATCACTGACAGTAGGATCACTACAAAGAAAGTTATATATAATTACTTaaagacacacaacaaatatgttttaacaTGTCACTTAAGCATTGAAGCACTTTTACCAAAGTTAATACTACTAAAACAATCAATGCTAAAAAATTAATGGCAAAGCAAGCAACACTGAATGGAAACAACCAACTGACATGTGTTACGTCAAGCTTACACAATAAAATAGACAAGTGTAAGGTAAAGGTATGGTGGTAAATTACAACATACTGAAAACGAGCCACGTCTGGCTGAGCTGAAGGTAAATGCTGAGGTCTGTGTGAAAACCAATATCAGAGATGGTGACATTAGCACCCGACTTCCCACTCAGATCGCTGTACTCCCAGTAGCAGTGCCAGAtccctgacagacagagagagaaagtatgACAAGTCTAAGACAAATCTAAATCTGCTGCAGTTTTGCCATGACAACAGGTCTGCTCTCCATGAGGTAGGTGAGAaagtcaaatgtaaaaaaatgtggGCAACATCTGTGTGCTAAGTACATAATAGCCACTGGCGATGTGGGTAACTGTCTATGGTGCGTACTCACCGTAGCCGACAGCAGCAATGACACCAAAGACAACGAGCCACAGAAGCACACCAGCAGTGTAGCGCAGCAGCAGGATAAAGAGCAGACTGACTGCCATGGTTATCACCAGACCactgcaacaacacaaacatacacagacacatacataccGGAAATTGACCAGTATTTATACACTTATATAATCAATTTAGTAAGATGTTCAGTAAATAGTAATTTATCTAGTGCTATTTGAACTGCCTGTTGTTGTATATTCCACTAGTTGGGGGCTTTGAGCAGGTAGGACATTAAGAAATACTTGCATACAGAAGTCACAGGGGGAAAATTTTCAGCAGTTTCATCATTACTTTGACTGATCGGTCAGAGGATT from the Lates calcarifer isolate ASB-BC8 linkage group LG17, TLL_Latcal_v3, whole genome shotgun sequence genome contains:
- the slc44a5b gene encoding LOW QUALITY PROTEIN: choline transporter-like protein 5-B (The sequence of the model RefSeq protein was modified relative to this genomic sequence to represent the inferred CDS: deleted 1 base in 1 codon); the protein is MARKTDIPSSYYGEPRKFDPNFRGPVHNRSCTDVFCCVIFVIVILGYIALGTVAWIHGDPRKVVYPTDSHGQFCGQKNTPNANKAILFYFNMLKCANPAVLINLQCPTTQLCVSKCPDRFATLLDAWNTKNWEYYKQFCKLGFEIGSKSPVEVIRDEDCPSMIVPSRPFLQRCFPDFITRHGILTVANQTFFRDGNNNMRSVSDLKDAAKSVTSLLSAKEVGIKIFEDYANSWYWILIGLVITMAVSLLFILLLRYTAGVLLWLVVFGVIAAVGYGIWHCYWEYSDLSGKSGANVTISDIGFHTDLSIYLQLSQTWLVFMILLSVIEVIIVIMLVFLRTRLRIAVALLKEGSKAISYIMSTLFYPIITFFLLAICIAYWAVTAVFLASSGYAVYKVTPTDDKCMYANLTCNPKTFSQTNITKVCPGSQCMFAFYGGESVYHRYILVLHLCNLFVFLWLVNFTIALGQCTLAGAFASYYWALKKPNDIPACPLYSSFSRAIRYHTGSLAFGSLIVAVVQMVRIVLEYLDHKLKGSQNACARYLICCLKCCFWCLEHFIKFINRNAYIMIAIYGKNFCTSSKDAFFLLMRNVIRVAVLDKVTDFLLFLGKLLISGSVGILAFFFFTHKIPAIQEEVPSLNYYWVPLLTVIFGSYMIAHGFFNVYAMCVDTLFLCFCEDLERNDGSSSRPYYMSPGLHKILRKGEEGAKSCAAS